AACGCCATGCTCAATCAACTCGCCGACAGCACCGACGGCGGTTGCGATTGGCACGCAGCCAAGACGTTGCGCCTCGATTATGGTCAACGGCGCACCTTCCCAGCGCGACGGCAACACCACCACGTCGGCCCAGGCAAATGCTTTATTCAGATGGCGGCTTGAATAGACTGGCGCATCAACATGAACACCGATTTCGGCAAAGCGTTCTTTCCAGGAGCCGCCCGCTCCAGTGTCCATGACGTCGCTACCAATGATCTTCCACTCGATCGGCACTGACTGTTGCCGCAAATCCCGAACCGTAGCGAACAATCTCTCGATACCTTTTTGCGCATCGAGACGTCCGAGAAAGAGAACATTGAGCTTGTCCTTCTGCGTCCGGCTGCGCCGGATAGATAGCAGTCCGTCGCGTTCCTTGGAAGATAACGCATAGCTAGCGGCATTCTGAATATGCATGAGTTTGGCAGATGGAACGCCCATGGCGTGCAGCCATTCCGCCATATCATTGGAGCAAGTCAGGATAGTGTCATAGACATGTTCGAACGCGAGAGAGAGATAGGGGTGTCCGGCGTCACGGCCCATTTTCGATTTGTCGAGCACATGTACGTAATTCAGTACCTTGACGCCGCGGCGGCGCAGATCACCCAGCACCGCATTCACTGGAGCCACATGGTTATTGATAACCACGTCGAGTCCGGCAAGAAAGCCCATGATTTGTTCGGCTCTTGCAGCCTCGTCATGGCCCATCATCAGGTCATGACCGGCAAACTGGTGGGGACCTCCCCAAAGCGGATAATCGTCCGCCAGGAAATTGATAGTCTTGAAGACCCCATCATTCTCGGGAACCCGATTATAAACCGGTTTTCCCAGAAGAAAGAGATGTACTTCGCAGCCTGTACCCTTGAGGGCCTGGGCTACTGCATAGGCGACTTTTTCTACGCCACCGAAACTCGCTATTGGCAAGAGGAAGCCAACTCGGAGCGGATTCGAGGCTTGCGTCAGCCTTGGCATAACGGGTCTTGCCGCCACAGCATGCCGCAGCAGCTCAAAATACCGGTTGCGATTTGGGAAATAAACCGACCGCCATATCCACCGGTTCCCGGATTGCGACCGATATCCGGAATCCCGCAAAGCGCCAAGCGTGGCAAGAAGCGCGTTCGTCGGCGATAGGGCTGTGCTCTGCATCTCCCGCGCAGTGAATGGTCCACTGACGACAATCTCGATCACATTGGGAGCGGGAACCGGCTTGTGAAGTGATCGGGTCCAATCATCGGATACGTCGTCGGCACAGGTCGAAAAGATATCAAGCGTACACATCCAGCCGAAAGGTTTATCGGCAAGGGGTTCCGCCTCACCAATCTTGCGTATGTCGATGCCGATCTTTGAATTGCTCCGCTCAAAACGAATGGCGACAAAATGGTGCTTTTGAGAAAATTTCTCGCCAAGCCAGAGCAGATTATGGATGAGACCGAGCCGGGTCAGAGCCTCTCGATGGGCTGCTGTCATCCAGAGCAAGAAGGGGGGGACGCCGAAAGTTTCCGGTTCGGCCTTCGCCGCCCAGAAGCGCGTCACAAAATCCTCCAGAGTGCATTTGGCGTGCTCGACTGTCGGATCCGTGAACAGATCAACCGCATAAGTGCCCATGCCAATGGCTGCGTAACGCGGCGCTTCCTGATGTTCCCAGGCGAGGAGGGTTTCGGCGGCGAAGAGTTGTTTATGCTTCTGGCGGATATAGGTCAGAATGCCTTCACGGGTGCGGTTTGAATCGCGAAGCATACTCTCGGCACGTTGCCGGTACTCGAACCCGAAGAAAGGATAGTTTGCACCGAGGAAGCCACGTCCGATCGCCTGGAGCCAGAAATCCCAATCCTCGAATCCGGACTTCATGCTCTCGTCGAAGCGAATGCCGGCATCAAGCATGCGTCGAGAAACCAGACTACCCGCTTCACAGATATTGTCGAAAGTCAGATGCAAAAGACGCGAGTATTGCGTCGTATAGTTTCCATTCCATTCGATGCCAAACTTGTCGATATTTGGGTAGATCCAGTCAACCTTGTCGTCCGACTTCATGAATTCGAGAATATCGCGGATCGCCGTGGGCGTAATGCGATTGTCGGCATCCAGGAAATAGACAGCCTCGAGATCCGGGAAATTACGCAAGGCGAATTCAATTCCGTAATTGCGTGCCGAGCTCAGTCCCCCATTGGCTTTACGCAAGTAAAAAACGTTTGGATGGGCCAGCGCATAGGTTCGACCGATCTCACCTGTTTCAGGGAATGGGCACCCGTCATCGACGATCACGGCAGCAATGTCGAAAGGCGCTTCCTGAGCCAAAGCGGATTCGAGGGCTTCTGCAAGCAACACCGAATGCTTGTATGCGGGAATAAGGATAGCAACCTTCGGCGAGAATGAATGTACTCCATCATCCTCGGACGGTGGCGTGGCCGTGACCTGTTCCAGAAGATGTTTGACTTGGTCCAGCATGAGACGTTACCCGTTGACCATGAGGCTGATGTCGCGAAATTTCGCCCAAGCGAAGCTGTTGTCACCCGGAGTTTTCATCCTCGTCGCAAAATAGATGTTCTGCCATACACCGACTTGTTCGGTGATGAAGGCATTGAGACGCGGTTCTTCACCATGAGCGACGCTTGACCAACCCGAGAATGCCTCTCCGGCACCCGCTACGCGCGCTTCTTCGAAAAGCTGACGGGCACTATCGAGATCCCCGGCAATAGCGAGCGCGAAATCAACATCCTGCGATGCATCGTTATCAATAACGGCAGTTGACGAGATCCGCAGGATTCGAGGCGGGCAAGCGGCCGGGAGCCGGCCGATCGTTATCCCGGTTGCTGGCGGATGACAACCTATGGCCTTTTCCTCCGGCAACGGCAGAATTGCTGCGAATTCGAATGAAATTTCCTCGGTATTGGCCAAAGCCGCGAGATCCAGAATGCCGGGCGCTATCGGCATTTCCCTGAAGCCCCCATCGCTCGCCTGACGGGATTGAGCCGGCAAATAATTCGCCCAGCTCGGGAGCAGCACGCCAGGCATTCCGCACCAGATCTGCATTGCAAGGCTGTTTTTCAACAATGGTGTGTCGTTCGCAGAATCGCGGACCTGAAACATCTCCAACGGCTGAAGCCCGCCCAGCGACAAGAGGGGCATTTCATCATCCATGCCCTCAATATGCAGTTGCAAATTCAATGTCCGTCGCAGTCCGGCGAGCGTGCGTGATAGGCCCAGATAATTCCATCCCTGACCAAGCTTCGAGAGGGGAACAACCCAGCTTTCGACGACCTGCCTGTCTTCAAGAGTAACGAGCTCAGCGTGCAAAGTGGCATCATCGCGACGAGCCAGGCGCTCAAAATGGATCGCGATCGCGCTCACACCGGCACTGGCGACAGGCAGTATCTGGGATACTCCCTCAAAGGAGGCATCGGCCAAAACGTTGGACCGGGATGAGCTGCTGACCGGCTCATTCGAGAAGACCAGGTCGAAGGGCTGCAAGCCTTGCCGATCGACAAAGCTTTCGATCGTGGCGAAACGGTTCTGTAGATTGTCGTTCAAGGTGCGCAGAGCCAGCAATTCGCGGTTGGACTGAGCAATTCTCTTGGCGTCAGATACCAACAAGCCGGAAAGCTTCTGGATAATGAGACCTGTTGTCTCGATCTCCCTACCTGAATGCCATTCGAAGATCGCAGGGTGGTCGGCAATGCCGCGATCTCGCAGCCAATCGAGCAGACGTTTTTCCCGACCCCTATGGGCAGGATTGATAAGGATAGCGAGCGTGCATAGCGGAGCTTCATGCACTTCAAACTTTTGGCCCGAGGCATCGGACAGCATGGCCGCGTCATCCTTCACGCCGTCAAAACCCAATATTTTGACAGCATTCGACAGACCTTGGGGAAGCTCGTCATGGTCTATTCCCATGCGAAGCAAGATAGGTTCCTTCAGTAAATCAATTTCTCTAGGAGATTTCGTAGCCGGTGAGAGCTTATACGAAGTCTGAAGTGTCATTTCCTATTTCCCTGGCCAATCCATTGTCGCAGAACAGCGTTACTAATGAAATATAATGGCAACTTCATGAAGCTTGTCAAACATTTCTATTGCAGTGCAACAATAAAAATATTTTGCCTATTTAATAATATTCTACAATCAATGTGATCGTATTCTTGATATAACTTGCAGACAGTTTACCCGCAATTTACTTCAAAATTTGAACTATATGTTTTACTCGACAAAAATTGCGTCGCGACCGGCGTGTAGGCAAAAATAAGCATCCAGCGCCGGCGATATCTGAATTCGCCGGCGTTGCCTTCAGTTGACGGAGCAGACACGGTTGCTCAAACCTGTTGATCCGGTCTCGCTTCAATTATACGGCAATGCGTTCATCCAGTTCGGCGTCACGCCGGATGACCTGCAATTGACGCTCCCATGCCAGCGCATCGCCAACGATCAGATCAAGATCGGCTCGCTGGGGCGTGAAACCAAATTCATTCCGGACACGTTCGTTGCCGGCCACCAAAACGGCCGGGTCACCAGCCCGGCGCGGCGCCGTGCGTACCGGAAAATCAACACCTGACACGCGCTTCACGGCATCGATGATCTCAAGCACCGAATAGCCATACCCGTAACCGCAATTGGCTGCCGTACTCTTGCCGCCTGCTTCGAGATAGTTCAACGCACTGAGGTGTGCCTGAGCTAGATCGCTGACGTGGATATAATCTCGAATGCAGGTCCCATCAGCTGTCGGATAATCTGTGCCATAGACCTCGATATGCGAACGCTCGCCGGTTGCAGCCTGACTGGCAATCTTGATCAGGTGAGTTGCGCGCGGGAAGGACTGGCCGGAACGCAATTGCGGATCGGCTCCTGCCACATTGAAATAGCGCAGCGCTACATAATTGAAGTCGGGATGAGCGACAGCGCCATCGCGCAACATCCATTCCGTCATCAATTTTGACGTGCCGTAAGGGGAGATGGGCTGGTGAGGCATATCTTCCGTGATGGGCGTCTTTTCCGGTTCGCCGTAGACAGCTGCCGTCGAGGAGAAGATGAAATGCTTTATTCCCTCGGCAACCGCTGTTTCGATTAGCGCGCGCGATTGCACCGTGTTGTTGCGATAGTAGAAGAGTGGATCGCGTACGGAATCGGGTACAACGATCGAGCCGGCAAAATGCAAGATCGCCGTGACATTGTGTCGACGGATCAGATCACGCACAAGCACCTGATCTCCGATGTCACCTTGGATGAAAGGAACGTCGTCGGGCACAAGCCAGGCAAAACCACAGCTCAAATCATCGAGGACTATAACGGATCTGCCTGCATCTTTGAGTGCGAGCACCATGTGGCTGCCTATATAGCCTGCACCACCTGTAACGAGAACTGTCATGGGGAAACTCCTGCAACGCTGTTGGGGGGATTGTTTGTAAGAAGATGGTTTTTGCCAATTAACGAATTTTGCTTAGGTTTTCCTCCCTGTCGCTCTGAATTCCTCCCATGAAAATAGACTGACACTAAGCCGTTGGATTCAGGCAACCCGACGAACCGAAGCCGGCGCCTGCTTTCCTGTCTCGAGCATCTTGTGATCGACACCATTCTCGGTGAGAAACCGGTGCATTTCCCCGTAAGCTCCATACCAGGCGCGATTGTATTTATCGAACAACGACTGATCCCAGTAATCTTCCAGTCGGAATGGCTTGTCACCGAATACGTCGAAGCTTGGAATCTGATAGGTTTCGGCAAACTCGACCGTGCGGCTGTCGTAAGTGAAATAGATCGACGGCACGCCATTGGCCAAGGCCATAAGATTGCCGTGCAGGCGATATCCGAGGACTAGATCCTTGGATTGTACCAGCCTTTCATAATCGGCAACGACATCAGAATAGAACATGCGTTCGCGGTAGAGTTTTTCGACTGTTTCATCGAGGTACCAATCGGAAGCCCATTGGTTTGCCTTCAGCGCAGCAATTGCTTCTTCCTTTTGCTCGTCAGTGCCAAAGACCAGCTTCTTTTCTTCGACCTCACCCTGTGCCATCAGCGTAGCGTCAAAGCGGCTGGCCATTTCCTTCACGAGATCACGGTGAAACGTGAGATAGCGCTCGATATTCTGAGCGTAAGTCGGCGATACTTCCCGGCGAATGGTGATCCCGACATTCCGCACGTTATCGAGCGCTGGCAATTTTACTCTCATATCCGGATCGTTGCGGCGGAAAGCCGTGGGACAACCGATAATACGCACATTGTGAATGCCAATATCGCCGAGGACCTGGGCCGAATATGCCCCACGCACGCCAACCGATACGGTGGAATCAGCGATGACGCGGAGCACAGTCTTGGTCTCTTCTGAAAGTTCCAGCTGCCCCTTGACCGGCGCCTGAGCGCCGATACCAAAGGCGATGACTGGCAGACCAAGTCGCTTGAGGACAGGGATCGCATCGCTCCAATCCATGTGCTGGTGGACATAGTTGGAGCCGCGCAGGATCACATAATCATATTCCTCGCGCAGGCGATCGATGTACTCCATCTTCGGGTTCACGATGGGCAAATCCGAGAGCTTGTCGTAGTTCATCAATTTCAACGACGAGTCGAAGACGAACGCGTCGCCGATATTGTGGTAGTGATTAATATTGCCCTGCACATTGCCGTACTGGTACCAACGAACATTGTCGTGATCGTAAACTTCGCCGGATGGGATCATTACGAGTACACGTGCCATGAGGTCTTCCTTCTTGTGGCGG
The Phyllobacterium zundukense DNA segment above includes these coding regions:
- a CDS encoding glycosyltransferase, which translates into the protein MLDQVKHLLEQVTATPPSEDDGVHSFSPKVAILIPAYKHSVLLAEALESALAQEAPFDIAAVIVDDGCPFPETGEIGRTYALAHPNVFYLRKANGGLSSARNYGIEFALRNFPDLEAVYFLDADNRITPTAIRDILEFMKSDDKVDWIYPNIDKFGIEWNGNYTTQYSRLLHLTFDNICEAGSLVSRRMLDAGIRFDESMKSGFEDWDFWLQAIGRGFLGANYPFFGFEYRQRAESMLRDSNRTREGILTYIRQKHKQLFAAETLLAWEHQEAPRYAAIGMGTYAVDLFTDPTVEHAKCTLEDFVTRFWAAKAEPETFGVPPFLLWMTAAHREALTRLGLIHNLLWLGEKFSQKHHFVAIRFERSNSKIGIDIRKIGEAEPLADKPFGWMCTLDIFSTCADDVSDDWTRSLHKPVPAPNVIEIVVSGPFTAREMQSTALSPTNALLATLGALRDSGYRSQSGNRWIWRSVYFPNRNRYFELLRHAVAARPVMPRLTQASNPLRVGFLLPIASFGGVEKVAYAVAQALKGTGCEVHLFLLGKPVYNRVPENDGVFKTINFLADDYPLWGGPHQFAGHDLMMGHDEAARAEQIMGFLAGLDVVINNHVAPVNAVLGDLRRRGVKVLNYVHVLDKSKMGRDAGHPYLSLAFEHVYDTILTCSNDMAEWLHAMGVPSAKLMHIQNAASYALSSKERDGLLSIRRSRTQKDKLNVLFLGRLDAQKGIERLFATVRDLRQQSVPIEWKIIGSDVMDTGAGGSWKERFAEIGVHVDAPVYSSRHLNKAFAWADVVVLPSRWEGAPLTIIEAQRLGCVPIATAVGAVGELIEHGVDGLLIESTDDNVIISEMTEMIAALAEDSAALRRLSEAAAERGASLAWDRSVEPLVQQLMAWFPDRLSTRSPGAGLKLVEQTSPSVSPDRPQTAERLFREAGPRERDEISEIRQLQLAAAGSVNMNNLRD
- a CDS encoding DUF6212 domain-containing protein, with amino-acid sequence MGIDHDELPQGLSNAVKILGFDGVKDDAAMLSDASGQKFEVHEAPLCTLAILINPAHRGREKRLLDWLRDRGIADHPAIFEWHSGREIETTGLIIQKLSGLLVSDAKRIAQSNRELLALRTLNDNLQNRFATIESFVDRQGLQPFDLVFSNEPVSSSSRSNVLADASFEGVSQILPVASAGVSAIAIHFERLARRDDATLHAELVTLEDRQVVESWVVPLSKLGQGWNYLGLSRTLAGLRRTLNLQLHIEGMDDEMPLLSLGGLQPLEMFQVRDSANDTPLLKNSLAMQIWCGMPGVLLPSWANYLPAQSRQASDGGFREMPIAPGILDLAALANTEEISFEFAAILPLPEEKAIGCHPPATGITIGRLPAACPPRILRISSTAVIDNDASQDVDFALAIAGDLDSARQLFEEARVAGAGEAFSGWSSVAHGEEPRLNAFITEQVGVWQNIYFATRMKTPGDNSFAWAKFRDISLMVNG
- the galE gene encoding UDP-glucose 4-epimerase GalE, yielding MTVLVTGGAGYIGSHMVLALKDAGRSVIVLDDLSCGFAWLVPDDVPFIQGDIGDQVLVRDLIRRHNVTAILHFAGSIVVPDSVRDPLFYYRNNTVQSRALIETAVAEGIKHFIFSSTAAVYGEPEKTPITEDMPHQPISPYGTSKLMTEWMLRDGAVAHPDFNYVALRYFNVAGADPQLRSGQSFPRATHLIKIASQAATGERSHIEVYGTDYPTADGTCIRDYIHVSDLAQAHLSALNYLEAGGKSTAANCGYGYGYSVLEIIDAVKRVSGVDFPVRTAPRRAGDPAVLVAGNERVRNEFGFTPQRADLDLIVGDALAWERQLQVIRRDAELDERIAV
- a CDS encoding polysaccharide pyruvyl transferase family protein, whose protein sequence is MARVLVMIPSGEVYDHDNVRWYQYGNVQGNINHYHNIGDAFVFDSSLKLMNYDKLSDLPIVNPKMEYIDRLREEYDYVILRGSNYVHQHMDWSDAIPVLKRLGLPVIAFGIGAQAPVKGQLELSEETKTVLRVIADSTVSVGVRGAYSAQVLGDIGIHNVRIIGCPTAFRRNDPDMRVKLPALDNVRNVGITIRREVSPTYAQNIERYLTFHRDLVKEMASRFDATLMAQGEVEEKKLVFGTDEQKEEAIAALKANQWASDWYLDETVEKLYRERMFYSDVVADYERLVQSKDLVLGYRLHGNLMALANGVPSIYFTYDSRTVEFAETYQIPSFDVFGDKPFRLEDYWDQSLFDKYNRAWYGAYGEMHRFLTENGVDHKMLETGKQAPASVRRVA